Below is a genomic region from Ancylomarina subtilis.
AGCATGGCGGCCGAAGCTTGTAAAAAAGGGAAAGTTACTATTGAGGGGGTTACCATTAAACCATCCCGTGAGGTGAAACAAGGCGAAGTGATCAATTTAAGAGTTCCTCCTATTACCCGATCATATAAAGTTCTTGCAATTTCGGGCAAGCGAATGTCTGCAAAACTAGCCGTCGATTTTGTGAAAGATGTAACAGCTCAGGATCAACTCAATTTGCTGGATGCAACTAAAAACTTTGGCTTCGAAAAAAGGGACCGAAGTATTGGCAGACCCACCAAGCATGACAGACGAATGATTGACAAGCTTAAAGGAAATGAATAAACGAATATTCGAAACGATTTAATAAAAGAAATTCCAAAGATGATTATAGCACAAGAAAAAAGAAAGACCAATTTAGCTGAATATATTCTTTACATGTGGCAAATTGAGGACTTGATTAGAGCTTATAAATTTGACATTAACTTGATTTCAGAAGCCGTTCTTAAACATTTCAATCAACCTGAAGAAAAACAAACTGAGATTAGGGACTGGTATGAAAACCTAATCGAGATGATGAAAATTGAAAAGATCGAAGAAAAAGGTCACCTTCAAATCATCAAGAACAATATAAACGAGCTATTCGATTTCCACTTGCACTTACTTAATAACAAAAAGGATACGACCTATATTGCTTTGTTTCAAAAGTCGGCTGGTCATATTGCCGAATTCAGAAGCAAATCGCAAGCAACGGATGAGAATAATGATATCGAACTGTGCCTGACAGCCCTTTATGGTATTCTATTGCTGCGCCTTCAGAAAAAGGAAGTTTCAAAAGATACGCTTGCGGCGGTGAGTTCTTTTAGCGAAATGATAGCGACACTAACAGCTAAATACAAGGCTTTCGAAGAGGATAAAGACTAAATAACTGAGAATAGAGACAAAACATGCTACAAGACAAATACAAAAACTGGCTTTTACTCCTATTGGTTTCTTTTATTTGGGGCAGCCCCTATATTCTGAGAGAAATCGCACTTAAAAGTTTCACGCACAGTCAGGTTGCTGCATTTCAGGTTTTCTTATCCTTCGTTTTGTTTCTGCCACTCATATTTAAAAATTTCAATAAACTCAATAAAGAAAATATAGGGCCCTTATTGCTTTCCGGCATAGCCGGAAACATAGGCCCTTCATTCTTCTTTGCCAAGGCTCAAACCCTCATCAATTCATCAACAGCCGGCATGCTCAATGCCATGCTGCCAAGTATCACTCTTATTCTTGCAATTTTACTTTTCAAGAGCAAGTCGAATCGCAATATGCTTTTAGGAATCAGTCTGGGTTTAATAGGATCTTGCATCATAGCCCTTACGGGAGATTCCTTTGGCAGCACACAGATAATGGGCGTATTTTATGTGTTTATGGCGATTCTTTCGGTTGCAGTTAGTATCAATTTAATCAGTTTTGCTTTGCTTAAACTAAACGGTATTGAAATTGCATCACTGGCCTTTCTATTTGTAGGTCCAATGGCTGGTATTTTCCTTTTAACTACCGATTTGCAAACGGCTGTTCATTCTGATAATTTCACACAAAGTGCAGCGATGCTTGCTTTATTAGCTGTTTTAACCTTTTTTGGCGTCATCTTCTATAACCAATTGATAAAACGATCGTCACATGTTTTTGCTGCATCCATAGCCTATCTCATTCCTGTTGTCGCTTTATTTTGGGGCATTACTATTGGAGGTGATCAAATTACCATCAGTCAAATTCTAGCTATTTGCCTCATACTTGTGGGCGTTAATCTGACACATCGATAAACCCTTCAACTTTTTCTACAAAAAAACTTTATTGCCCTGTACACAAATAGAATACCCAGGATAATTAGAATAGGTGTTTTTAAGTATTCAAATCCGGAGTAAACCAAAGGAGAGCCAACATCGATAAATAAAAAGAAATCTCTGAATAAGTCTTGAGTTTCATGATTGCTGTGTATTAAATCAAAACATGGGCTTTCTAATACATTAGATAAGGCAACTCCTTGCTCTAACGCTTCCCCTTTCTTAATGATTTTCTATTTGCTATTACAAGTAAAAGAGCCGTGACACCACCAACAATTATGGATCTTATAATTTCTGATTTTAAAGCCCCTCTTGTATCATTAAAAATCATATCCGATAAGTATTCTACACCGAAATATGAAACACTTAGAAATACTCCAAAAAACAAAAATGCTATAATTATTTTTTTCATAGGATTAAATTTCAACAATTGAACCTGAGTGCATAACTAATAATACAAAGCCGGAAAAGAGAGCCCCTCATGATTGGGATAAATCCCATCAGAAAAGCTCTCCAACCGACCAACTAACTAAATTTATTTAAAATCATTATATCAGATAAAAACAATGATTATTAACTGTATACTCAATTATAAAAGTTATAAACAATAGTGATATATACTCTCCGAGTTAAATCGGAGAGC
It encodes:
- a CDS encoding DMT family transporter: MLQDKYKNWLLLLLVSFIWGSPYILREIALKSFTHSQVAAFQVFLSFVLFLPLIFKNFNKLNKENIGPLLLSGIAGNIGPSFFFAKAQTLINSSTAGMLNAMLPSITLILAILLFKSKSNRNMLLGISLGLIGSCIIALTGDSFGSTQIMGVFYVFMAILSVAVSINLISFALLKLNGIEIASLAFLFVGPMAGIFLLTTDLQTAVHSDNFTQSAAMLALLAVLTFFGVIFYNQLIKRSSHVFAASIAYLIPVVALFWGITIGGDQITISQILAICLILVGVNLTHR
- a CDS encoding RNA-binding S4 domain-containing protein; its protein translation is MNDKVRIDKWLWAVRIFKTRSMAAEACKKGKVTIEGVTIKPSREVKQGEVINLRVPPITRSYKVLAISGKRMSAKLAVDFVKDVTAQDQLNLLDATKNFGFEKRDRSIGRPTKHDRRMIDKLKGNE
- a CDS encoding DUF4924 family protein, with protein sequence MIIAQEKRKTNLAEYILYMWQIEDLIRAYKFDINLISEAVLKHFNQPEEKQTEIRDWYENLIEMMKIEKIEEKGHLQIIKNNINELFDFHLHLLNNKKDTTYIALFQKSAGHIAEFRSKSQATDENNDIELCLTALYGILLLRLQKKEVSKDTLAAVSSFSEMIATLTAKYKAFEEDKD